One genomic segment of uncultured Desulfobacter sp. includes these proteins:
- a CDS encoding thiamine pyrophosphate-dependent enzyme, giving the protein MNIKRLMLGNEALAYGLLKNGCQMACAYPGTPSSEILSAVVSLKKEMDLNIHAQWAVNEKVAFETAYAGAQAGLRTAVAMKQVGLNVAADPLMSSVYLGVKGGFVVISADDPGPHSSQTEQDSRLMAVMAKMPVLDPDSPGQAAELAGIAFELSEAFEVPVMLRPTTRVCHSRQSMNVEKIEMTLRQAAFEKNPGRWAATPKFRLQLHKELEAKLAKIADYEPTRPRLVSGTATGTGQAIVVAGVAAANARDIIKERNLDIPVYQVVQPFPLHKDFIDEMEGYDEILVLEETWGVIEMQLADKKRVKGKNTGFISPTGELLPENVEERICAFTGLDYQAPQITLLPGRRPTLCAGCPHRASFYAIKKVAPKGIFTSDIGCYTLGCNLGAVDTVTCMGAGISQAAGFTIAYAKNEKQPPVFSTIGDSTFFHSGIPGLIETVTKKIPYVLVILDNRTTAMTGHQPTPASGRDASGDPCIAVNIPAIVKGCGVNFIKTADPYDLPAFIKILKEAKAYCKENGPAVVIAEHPCVLDMDRAELNASFKKVVVNTDVCDGCGYCVSQFECPALNMDKETEQVCIDPGLCTGCAVCSFVCPKGALVLENQE; this is encoded by the coding sequence ATGAATATAAAACGACTGATGCTGGGAAACGAGGCCTTAGCCTATGGTTTGCTGAAAAACGGTTGCCAGATGGCCTGCGCCTACCCTGGCACCCCTTCTTCGGAAATTCTGTCCGCTGTTGTTTCCCTGAAAAAAGAGATGGATCTTAATATTCACGCCCAGTGGGCAGTGAATGAAAAAGTGGCATTTGAAACTGCTTACGCAGGCGCCCAGGCAGGGCTTAGGACAGCGGTTGCTATGAAACAGGTTGGACTGAACGTGGCTGCCGATCCTTTGATGAGTTCCGTATACTTAGGTGTCAAAGGCGGATTTGTGGTGATCAGTGCTGATGATCCCGGCCCCCATTCATCCCAGACCGAACAGGATTCACGCCTGATGGCAGTCATGGCCAAGATGCCGGTGCTGGACCCGGATTCCCCGGGCCAGGCTGCCGAGCTTGCCGGTATTGCTTTTGAACTGTCCGAAGCCTTTGAGGTCCCGGTGATGCTGCGTCCCACCACCCGGGTGTGCCACTCCCGTCAGAGCATGAACGTGGAAAAAATTGAAATGACGCTACGCCAGGCAGCCTTTGAAAAAAATCCGGGCAGATGGGCGGCAACGCCAAAATTCCGGCTCCAGCTTCACAAGGAACTGGAGGCCAAACTTGCAAAAATTGCAGACTACGAACCCACCCGTCCCCGGCTGGTATCCGGCACGGCCACAGGTACCGGGCAGGCCATTGTTGTCGCAGGTGTGGCGGCTGCCAATGCCAGGGATATTATCAAGGAAAGAAATTTGGACATTCCTGTTTACCAGGTGGTCCAGCCCTTCCCCCTTCACAAGGATTTTATCGATGAGATGGAAGGCTACGACGAAATTCTGGTGCTGGAAGAAACCTGGGGCGTCATTGAGATGCAGCTGGCAGACAAGAAACGGGTCAAGGGTAAGAACACGGGGTTTATCTCACCGACGGGGGAACTATTGCCCGAAAACGTGGAAGAACGGATTTGCGCCTTTACCGGTTTGGATTATCAGGCCCCGCAGATTACCCTGCTGCCGGGGCGGCGGCCTACCTTGTGCGCAGGCTGTCCCCACCGGGCCAGCTTTTATGCCATTAAAAAAGTCGCGCCCAAGGGCATCTTCACCAGCGACATCGGATGCTATACATTGGGCTGCAACCTTGGTGCCGTGGACACAGTCACCTGCATGGGTGCAGGCATCAGCCAAGCTGCGGGGTTTACCATTGCCTATGCTAAAAATGAGAAACAGCCGCCCGTTTTTTCCACCATTGGCGATTCCACCTTTTTCCATTCCGGTATTCCAGGATTGATCGAAACCGTCACCAAGAAAATCCCTTACGTCCTGGTGATTCTGGACAACCGGACCACGGCTATGACCGGGCACCAGCCAACACCGGCATCGGGCCGGGACGCATCCGGAGATCCCTGCATTGCCGTGAATATCCCTGCCATTGTTAAAGGCTGCGGGGTGAATTTTATCAAAACCGCAGACCCATATGATCTGCCGGCATTTATCAAAATTCTCAAAGAGGCCAAAGCGTATTGCAAAGAAAACGGACCGGCCGTGGTCATTGCCGAACATCCTTGTGTGCTTGATATGGACAGGGCCGAACTCAACGCATCCTTTAAAAAGGTGGTTGTGAATACGGATGTGTGTGACGGCTGCGGATATTGCGTAAGTCAGTTTGAATGCCCGGCCCTAAACATGGACAAAGAGACTGAACAGGTTTGCATTGACCCTGGCCTTTGCACCGGATGCGCCGTATGTTCATTTGTCTGCCCCAAGGGCGCGCTTGTTCTTGAAAATCAGGAGTAA
- a CDS encoding class I SAM-dependent methyltransferase, whose protein sequence is MALQEATLGQDKWFAEGSQAENEVEEYYNKWGKDYENSVKSWDYDAPEKAAALLKEHTQVDGTVCDAGCGSGLTGEALNTAGFKSIVGFDLSPDFAAVAKEKGVYEDVHIVNMHEKPFRYEDNQFANLICIGTLTYVQNVPDVVREFARITKPGGMVIFSHRTDMIDDEFTGELEAIKADKVLDEVLVSNPKPYLPGNKDFSDKIKIVYYAYRTL, encoded by the coding sequence TTGGCATTACAAGAAGCGACACTGGGTCAAGACAAATGGTTTGCAGAGGGTAGCCAGGCAGAAAATGAAGTTGAAGAATATTACAACAAATGGGGTAAAGACTACGAAAATTCAGTAAAAAGCTGGGATTATGACGCCCCTGAAAAAGCTGCAGCACTGTTAAAAGAACACACGCAGGTTGACGGCACTGTATGCGATGCCGGATGCGGCAGCGGGTTGACCGGTGAAGCACTCAATACCGCCGGCTTTAAAAGCATTGTCGGTTTTGACTTAAGCCCTGATTTTGCCGCTGTTGCCAAGGAAAAAGGGGTATATGAAGATGTGCACATTGTTAATATGCATGAAAAACCCTTTCGCTATGAAGACAACCAATTTGCCAATCTGATCTGCATTGGTACACTCACCTATGTACAAAATGTGCCTGATGTTGTTCGCGAATTTGCCCGGATTACCAAACCCGGCGGCATGGTGATCTTTTCCCATCGTACGGATATGATTGATGATGAATTTACCGGCGAACTTGAAGCCATCAAGGCCGACAAGGTCCTGGACGAAGTTTTAGTTTCCAATCCAAAGCCTTACCTGCCCGGAAACAAAGATTTTTCCGATAAAATCAAGATTGTTTACTACGCATATCGCACATTGTAA
- a CDS encoding pyridoxal phosphate-dependent aminotransferase, whose amino-acid sequence MPIADKMVGIVESASMIRKMFEEGIRMREKFGAENVFDFSLGNPDVPPPPVVKETVLGLINNPATSHGYMPNAGYPWVRKAVADYLNAQCGVGMTGDLVVMSVGAAGALNGALKSLVNPGEEILVPAPYFVGYNQYAFIADAGLKTVATKPDFHLDLEAIDAAINKDTRVMLINSPNNPTGVVYTKQELGELGLLLEKKSKAFGRRIYLISDEPYRKIAYDVDVPWMFGVYDHTIVLTSYSKELSLAGERVGYLAVHPGAEDAELIAAAAGVANTMMFVNAPALFQQVVGKLQGVSVDIGIYQKRRDMICDGLAAAGYDFNVPEGAFYLFPKSPIENDVEFAGLLKRENILVVPGSGFGGPGHIRLSYAVPEQTIENSMAGFKRTMEEAQKLK is encoded by the coding sequence ATGCCAATTGCAGACAAGATGGTTGGAATTGTGGAATCCGCATCCATGATCAGAAAGATGTTTGAGGAAGGCATCCGGATGAGAGAGAAATTCGGTGCTGAGAATGTATTTGATTTTTCTTTGGGAAATCCCGATGTCCCGCCGCCGCCAGTGGTTAAGGAGACGGTATTGGGGCTGATCAACAATCCCGCAACCAGTCACGGATATATGCCCAATGCAGGATACCCCTGGGTACGCAAGGCTGTAGCCGATTACCTGAATGCCCAATGCGGCGTTGGGATGACCGGGGATCTGGTGGTCATGAGTGTGGGGGCGGCCGGTGCTTTGAATGGTGCCTTAAAATCCCTGGTCAATCCCGGCGAAGAGATTCTCGTGCCGGCCCCCTATTTTGTGGGGTACAACCAATACGCCTTTATTGCCGACGCTGGCCTTAAAACCGTGGCTACCAAGCCCGACTTTCATCTGGATCTTGAGGCCATTGATGCGGCTATTAATAAGGATACCCGCGTCATGCTGATCAATTCTCCCAACAACCCCACGGGAGTGGTTTACACCAAGCAGGAGTTGGGCGAATTGGGATTGCTTTTAGAAAAGAAAAGCAAGGCGTTTGGTCGACGCATCTACCTGATTTCGGATGAACCCTATCGCAAGATTGCCTATGATGTGGACGTGCCCTGGATGTTCGGCGTATATGACCATACCATTGTTCTGACCTCTTATTCTAAGGAGCTCTCCCTGGCCGGCGAGCGTGTGGGGTATCTTGCGGTTCATCCCGGGGCTGAAGATGCGGAATTGATTGCGGCAGCCGCCGGCGTGGCTAACACCATGATGTTTGTGAATGCACCGGCCCTGTTCCAGCAGGTGGTGGGAAAGCTGCAGGGTGTGAGTGTGGATATTGGCATCTATCAAAAACGCAGGGACATGATCTGTGACGGACTTGCTGCAGCAGGGTATGATTTTAACGTGCCTGAAGGTGCATTCTACCTATTCCCCAAGAGCCCCATTGAAAATGATGTGGAATTTGCGGGCCTGCTTAAACGAGAGAATATTTTGGTCGTGCCTGGCTCCGGATTTGGTGGCCCCGGTCATATCCGCCTCTCCTATGCTGTGCCTGAGCAGACCATTGAAAATTCCATGGCCGGATTCAAGCGGACCATGGAAGAGGCTCAAAAACTAAAATAA
- the leuB gene encoding 3-isopropylmalate dehydrogenase — protein MNKIAVLAGDGIGPEVMEQAIRVLDKAAGLFDFELSYEYADVGGAGIDNHGKALPDSTLALCEQKDAILFGSVGGPKWENLPPEEQPERASLLKLRKHFGLYCNLRPSKVFPSLASASPLKPEIIKNGFDILCVRELTGGLYFGKPRGKRGSGPDETAFDTMVYSRFEIERIAKMAFEAARKRRSLVTSVDKANVLTSMVLWREVVIETAKSYPDVTLNHIYVDNAAMQLIRNPQQFDVLLCGNMFGDIISDECAMITGSMGLLSSASLNEKKFGLYEPAGGSAPDIAGKGIANPIAQILSAAMMLKYTFGQTQAADAIEAAISDVLDRGILTADLTDKKENAVNTEEMGTEIINALTN, from the coding sequence TTGAATAAAATTGCTGTACTTGCCGGAGATGGTATCGGTCCGGAGGTCATGGAACAGGCAATCAGGGTGCTTGATAAGGCTGCTGGGCTTTTTGATTTTGAACTATCCTATGAATATGCAGATGTGGGCGGTGCCGGCATTGATAATCATGGCAAAGCACTGCCGGACTCAACCCTGGCATTATGTGAACAAAAAGATGCTATTTTATTTGGTTCTGTGGGTGGCCCTAAATGGGAAAATCTGCCACCCGAGGAACAGCCTGAACGTGCTTCGCTTCTGAAGTTGCGTAAACATTTTGGCTTATACTGCAACCTGAGGCCCTCTAAAGTATTCCCGTCCCTTGCATCAGCCTCCCCCCTGAAGCCGGAAATCATAAAAAACGGATTTGACATTTTATGTGTCAGAGAACTGACCGGCGGGCTCTATTTTGGTAAGCCTAGAGGTAAAAGGGGCAGCGGCCCTGATGAAACCGCATTTGACACCATGGTCTATTCCAGGTTTGAAATTGAACGGATTGCCAAAATGGCCTTTGAGGCCGCCAGGAAAAGACGCAGCCTTGTCACATCGGTGGACAAGGCCAATGTACTGACCTCCATGGTTCTGTGGCGGGAAGTGGTCATAGAAACCGCTAAATCATATCCTGATGTCACCTTGAATCATATATATGTTGATAATGCTGCCATGCAGCTTATTCGAAATCCCCAACAGTTTGATGTGCTTTTATGCGGAAATATGTTTGGAGATATTATATCTGACGAATGCGCCATGATTACCGGCTCAATGGGATTGCTTTCCTCGGCAAGCCTGAATGAAAAAAAATTCGGCCTTTATGAGCCGGCCGGAGGCTCAGCACCTGACATTGCGGGTAAAGGTATAGCCAACCCCATTGCCCAGATCCTGTCCGCAGCCATGATGTTGAAATACACATTTGGACAAACCCAGGCCGCTGATGCCATTGAGGCAGCAATTTCCGATGTTCTTGATCGGGGAATTCTCACCGCAGACCTGACAGATAAAAAAGAAAATGCCGTCAATACTGAAGAAATGGGAACTGAAATTATAAATGCCCTGACAAATTAA